A stretch of DNA from bacterium:
GGTATTATTGATGAGGAAGCATTAGCCAGATATATTCAGAAAGGTAAGGTTAAAGGGGCTGCGATAGATGTATTTGAAAAGGAACCACCTGACCCTGACAATCCACTTTTAAAATTAGACCAGGTTATAGTAACTCCTCACCTCGGTGCATCTACAAAGGAAGCACAGGTAAATGTTGCACAGCAACTTGCATCTCAGATAGTAATGGCTTTCACAACTCAAGAGGTACGTAATGCTGTAAATCTACCTTCTCTGGACAGGGCATCTATGGAGAAACTCAAAGGGTATCTTTCCCTCGGACAGAAACTCGGCATCTTCTTAAAACAGATGGCAGGGAATAATATAAAACAGGTTCATATAACATATTCCGGAGATATAATAAACTATGACCTTTCTCTCCTGCGGGCAAATATCATCATAGGGCTTTTGCAGGATGAAGAGAAAGTAAACCCTGTCAATGCTTCTCTTATACTTAAAGAGAAAGGTATAGAACTTATTGAAGACAGGGAAACAAGTGGTGGAGAGTTTACAAATCTTATAACGGTCTCTGTTAAAAATAGTTGCGAGGTATCCGCATCTGGAACAATTATAAAAAAGGGTGAGGAAAGAATTGTAAAAATTGATGGCTTCTCTGTTGATGCATCTCCTGAGGGCTACCTTCTCGTATGTTATAATGAAGACAAGCCAGGTATAATGGGACATATAGGAACAATTTTAGGAAAAGAGGGTGTTAATATCGCCTCTATGACCCTGGGAAGGGATAAAAAAGGAGGCAGAGCGATAACTGTCTTAAATCTTGACCAGGGGATAGATATAGAGGTATTAAAAAAGATAGAGGGGTTTCCGGCTATTCATTCAGTAAAACTTGTAAGGATATAAAAAGAGAAATAAAACAATGAAGATATATCTCAATACAGAAATAAAGACATCAAAACATAATAATACTTTGTTAAAGTATCTTTCTCACCTTACAGAATGTCCTGCCGGATAATCCCCTCTCTGTATGGATAGAGACCTCTTGTCTCTATCATTTTAGGAGGGAGGTGATTACCATTAAAGAGATTAATATAGTAAAATTGGTTCTCCCATGGTTTATTCTGTGGGGAGGTATATCTCTGTTGATTGGCTATCTGTGGAGGAAATTTGTTGCAGAGAGAACCTTAAAGGCAGCGGAGAGAAGGGCAAGAGAGATAATTCAGGAAGCAGAAAATATTGCATTAAATAAGAAACGTGAGATTGATATTGAAGCAAAAGAACTTATCTACCGCCTCAAAACAGAATTTGAAAGAGAGACACGGAACAAACGAAAAGAACTTCAATTCCAGGAGAAACGGTTACAGCAGAGGGAGATAAACCTTGAAAGAAAACTTGAAATTCTTGATAAAAAAGAGGCGGACATCTCTCTGAAAGAGAGGGAATTAGAAGAGAAGATAACAGTTCTTAAAAACAGAGAAGAAGAATTGAACTCTCTAATTGAGGACGTGAGAAATAACCTTGCCCGTATATCCGGTATGTCTCCTGAAGAAGCAAAGAATCAACTTCTGAAGGTTATGGAAGAGGATGCAAAAAAAGATGTACAGAACCTGATAAGGAAACTTGAAGAAGAAGCGAGAAACACAGCAGAAGAAAGGGCGAGAGAGATTATCCTCACATCTATGCAGCGCCTTGCACCAGAAGAAGCATCTGAAAGTGTTGTCTCTGTTGTAAGTTTACCAAATGATGAGATAAAAGGACGTATTATCGGAAGAGAAGGTAGAAATATCCGTGCGTTTGAGATGGCGACCGGGGTAGACCTAATAGTGGATGATACCCCTGAAGCAGTTACCCTTTCCTCCTTCAATGCCTACAGAAGAGAGATAGCGAGGCAGACACTTGAACGACTCATATCAGATGGAAGAATCCATCCTGGCAGGATTGAAGAGGTGGTTGAAAAGGTGAAAAAGAAAGTGGATGAAGAGATAGTAGAGGATGGGAAGGCAACCATATTTGAGGTAGGGATTGAAAATGTCCATCCGGAAATTATAAAACTTCTCGGACGACTGAAATACAGAACCAGTTATGGACAGAATGCCTTACAGCATGCAAAGGAGAGTGCTTTTCTTGCAGGGATGATTGCAGCAGAGATGGGACTTGATGTAAAGACAGCAAAACGAGCATCTTTATTCCATGATATAGGAAAGGCTGTTGACCAGGAAGTGGAAGGGGGGCATCCTGAGATAGGGGCAGAACTTCTTAAAAAATATGGAGAAAGCGATGTCATCGTAGACGCTGCTGCCAGTCACCATAAAGATGTAGAAGTAAATAACCCTTATACACTTCTTGCCCAGATATCCGATGCTATATCTGCAACCAGACCGGGTGCAAGAAGAGATTCTCTGGAAAAATATATAAGGAGGATTGACGACCTGGAAAAAATTGCATCTTCCTTTGAAGGTGTTGATACTGCCTTTGCAATATCAGCAGGAAGAGAGATACGGGTAATCGTAAAACCAGATAAAGTATCCGATGAGAAAGCAAAGGAACTTGCGAGAGACATTGCTAAAAAAATTGAATCTACAATGCAATATATAGGACAGGTAAAGGTAACTGTTATAAGAGAAAAAAGAGAAGTGGAAATGGCAAAATAAAAAATAGAAAGGAAGAGGAACCCTTGCAAAATAAGATATTTCAACGACACAAAACACGAAAACCCTTGCTATATGTAAAATTCCACTTGACAAGTTTATGTATCCCTTGTATTATATAAAAAAATTTAATGAGAGGAGGTGAAAAATATGAACAAAGCACAACTGGTTGATGCAGTAGCAAAGGTTGTTTGTTCTAAAAAAGAAGCGGCTGCAGCAGTGGATGCTGTACTGGATGGTATTAAAGCATCCCTGAAGAAAGGTGATGTTGTAACACTGGTAGGATTTGGAACATTTAAGGTTGCCAAGAGGAAAGCAAGAACAGGCAGGAACCCGAGAACAGGGAAGGAGATAAAGATTCCTGCAAAGAAAGTTCCTGTCTTCAAAGCAGGTAGTGAATTAAAGAAAGCTGTTAAGTAAAAATAAAGAGAAAAGCGGGCTTATTAGAATGAAAGTCCGCTTTTTCTCATTTTAAGGAAAATGGCTTTATAAGGAGAGTTATTTCTTTCAAAGGCCAGTATTTGCAAACAACCCTGCCTTTAATAAATGTGCTATCCACAGGACCCCATACACTGCTATCCTCACTTTCATTTCTGTTGTCTCCAAGTAAAAAATATTTGTCTTCCGGTATCTTTTCTTTTAAAAGTTCATATTCTGGTTTTTCTTTTATATATGGCTCCTTAAGTTTTTTACCGTTAATATACACATACCCTTCCTTAACCTCTATTGTTTCAGAAGGAAGACCTACAATCCTCTTTGTAAGTATCTCTTGTTCCCCTTTGGGCGCTTCTATTATTACTATGTCATATCTTCTCAAAACATCTTTTTTTACAACAATTACTCTATCCCCGGGGTGCAGGGTGGGCTCCATTGAAGAGGATATTATCTCAACAAAACGTACCTCTTTTATCCCGAATATATAACCTACAAAAAAAATGAAACATAGAAAAACAATGTTTTTTATAAGCCGTATCATATGTATTATTCTAATGTGAAAAAAACTACCGGTCAATAATTTTATATGTCTTTACATCAGGCAGGTATAAATTTAGAACTACTTGTAGAATTGAGATATACATTAATAAAAAAATGTAAAGATACCTATCATCAAGGGAAAAGGAATAAGAGAAATCCTACCCATACGAGGGGGGAGGAAGCAGGTGGGGGTGGAGAGTATAGAAAAGGTTTCTCCCTCCCCTTAATCCCCTCCCCTCTGAGGGAGGGGAAACTTAACAGCACCTCTCCCCGCAAGAGAGAGGGGATGTAAGGGAGAAGAAAATGATTTTAAACCCCATCAGTAAGGTGTTTTGACATTATAAATTTTCTTAATTACTATATAATAAAGGAGGTTTTATATGAGATATATCTTATTTGTTATCTTTCTGGTATGTTTCATCCTTTCTGGTTGCTGTGTACACAGGGAAGTAATACAACAGCAGAAAGAGACCACTACACTCTCATCATCCATTGAAAATAAATCTATAAACCCTTATGGTAAGTACTCCCTTGAAACAGCAGATGTACAGGTATGGTTTTATGACAATCACTTTATCTATCTTGATAGAAATAAACAGGTTGTGAAACCCTATACGACTTTTGACACTGAAGGCAAATAAAGATATAATTATTCGTTTATTATAAACGTTGTATACAGAAAGAAGGGGCCGTAGTTCAGCGGTCTAGAATGCCAGACTGTCGATCTGGAGGTCGCGGGTTCGAATCCCGTCGGCCCCGCTTACAATCTGCAGCAGAGGAATTACAATACAGTATAGATAACTATTATGGATAGAGAACAACAAAAAAGATACTGGCATACTTCTTCCCATATCCTCGCACACGCTGTCAAACAACTCTTCCATGATGTAAAATTAGGGACAGGTCCTGCTATAGAAAATGGTTTTTATTATGACTTTTACAGAGAAGAGCCATTTACACCTGCTGATATAGAAAAGATAAGCAAAAAAATGGAAGAGATTATAAAACAGAACTTACCTATGGAAAAGGTCTCTTTAAGCAAGGAAGAGGCAAAAAAAATTCTTAAGGATGAGCCATTCAAATTAGAGATTCTTGAAGGGATACCAGAAGACCCAGTTACATTTTATAAACAGGGTAGTTTTATAGACCTGTGCGAAGGACCTCATGTCTCATCAACAGGAGAGATCAAGCACTTTAAAATTTTAACTACTTCTGCATCTTACTGGCGGGGTGATGAAAAAAGGGAAAGCATGCAGAGGATATATGGGATATCCTTTCCAACAGAAGAAGAACTCATTCAGTATCTCAAATTGATAGAAGAGGCAAAGGAAAGAGACCACAGAATATTAGGTCCAAAACTTGACCTTTTCAGTTTACATCCTGACTATGGTTCCGGGCTTATATTCTGGCATCCTAAGGGTGCTCTGATAAGAAAAATTATTGAGGACTTCTGGAAGGATGTACATCTTAAAAACGGATATGATATTGTATATACCCCTCATATTGCAGACATCTCACTGTGGGAACGTTCAGGACATACCGGTTTTTACAGAGAATATATGTTTGCACCTATGGATATGGATAACAGGATATTCCAACTAAAACCGATGAACTGTCCGTTCCACATCATTATATACAATACAAAACTGAGAAGTTATCGTGATTTCCCTTTAAGATGGGCTGAGTTAGGAACGGTCTACAGATACGAGAAACAGGGAGTACTGCACGGGCTTTTAAGGGTAAGGGGCTTTACACAGGACGATGCCCATATCTTCTGCACAGAAGAGCAACTGGAGGAAGAGGTAATAAAAGTTCTGGAACTTGTATCCTTCTTTTTAGGAAAGTTTGGTTTTACAGAATACAGAATTTTTCTTTCAACAAAACCTGAAAAATATGTGGGTACCCCTGAGGGATGGGAAAAAGCGACTGTTGCTCTTGAAAATGCTCTGAAGAAAAAAGGTATGCTTTATGAGATAGACCCGGGAGAGGGTGTTTTCTATGGACCTAAAATTGATATAAAAATCAAGGACTGCCTTAATAGAGAGTGGCAGTGTTCAACCATACAGGTGGACTTTAATATTCCTGAAAGATTTGAATTGAAATATACGGATAAAGACGGTTCTTTCAAAACACCTATACTTATACACCGTGCGATACTGGGTTCCATTGAAAGGTTCTTTGGTGTCTTGATTGAACACTATAAAGGAAGTTTTCCATTCTGGCTGGCACCAGAACAGATAAGAGTTCTGCCTATAAGTGAGAGGCATATACCTTTTGCAGAAAGGGTAGTTACTGCCTTACAATCACATTTCAGAACACAGATTGATAGAAGAAATGAGAAGATAAATAAAAAGATTCGGGATGCAGAAGAAGAAAAGGTTCCTTATATGGCTATCATCGGTGATAAGGAAGAGAAAGAAGAAACATTAGCATTGAGAAAACATGGGAAAGGGATGCTGGGAACATTTGCCCTGGATGAAGTTATTAAGAATTTGAAAGAAGTTGATTTGTAGACAGGCAAAAAAATTTTTTGTATAATATAGTAAAGAAAGGAGGATGTATTATACATCAGAATGTAAGAAGGGAACAAGATAA
This window harbors:
- the serA gene encoding phosphoglycerate dehydrogenase; translation: MEKKVKILITDSFEKEGVDILKNAGFDVKETGKLSPEQLCEIIEEFDAVIVRSATKIPHQVIQKGKNLKIIGRAGVGLDNIDIEAATHAGIIVMNAPEGNTLSVAEHTIGMMLALVRNIPAANQSLKSGQWEKKKFMGAELYNKTLGIIGLGRIGRCVARIASSLGMKIIGYDPYVEKDVVEETGITIVNLPGLLKQSDFITLHIPLNDSTYHLIGEKEFEMMKDGVCIINCSRGGIIDEEALARYIQKGKVKGAAIDVFEKEPPDPDNPLLKLDQVIVTPHLGASTKEAQVNVAQQLASQIVMAFTTQEVRNAVNLPSLDRASMEKLKGYLSLGQKLGIFLKQMAGNNIKQVHITYSGDIINYDLSLLRANIIIGLLQDEEKVNPVNASLILKEKGIELIEDRETSGGEFTNLITVSVKNSCEVSASGTIIKKGEERIVKIDGFSVDASPEGYLLVCYNEDKPGIMGHIGTILGKEGVNIASMTLGRDKKGGRAITVLNLDQGIDIEVLKKIEGFPAIHSVKLVRI
- the thrS gene encoding threonine--tRNA ligase; the encoded protein is MDREQQKRYWHTSSHILAHAVKQLFHDVKLGTGPAIENGFYYDFYREEPFTPADIEKISKKMEEIIKQNLPMEKVSLSKEEAKKILKDEPFKLEILEGIPEDPVTFYKQGSFIDLCEGPHVSSTGEIKHFKILTTSASYWRGDEKRESMQRIYGISFPTEEELIQYLKLIEEAKERDHRILGPKLDLFSLHPDYGSGLIFWHPKGALIRKIIEDFWKDVHLKNGYDIVYTPHIADISLWERSGHTGFYREYMFAPMDMDNRIFQLKPMNCPFHIIIYNTKLRSYRDFPLRWAELGTVYRYEKQGVLHGLLRVRGFTQDDAHIFCTEEQLEEEVIKVLELVSFFLGKFGFTEYRIFLSTKPEKYVGTPEGWEKATVALENALKKKGMLYEIDPGEGVFYGPKIDIKIKDCLNREWQCSTIQVDFNIPERFELKYTDKDGSFKTPILIHRAILGSIERFFGVLIEHYKGSFPFWLAPEQIRVLPISERHIPFAERVVTALQSHFRTQIDRRNEKINKKIRDAEEEKVPYMAIIGDKEEKEETLALRKHGKGMLGTFALDEVIKNLKEVDL
- the lepB gene encoding signal peptidase I, producing MIRLIKNIVFLCFIFFVGYIFGIKEVRFVEIISSSMEPTLHPGDRVIVVKKDVLRRYDIVIIEAPKGEQEILTKRIVGLPSETIEVKEGYVYINGKKLKEPYIKEKPEYELLKEKIPEDKYFLLGDNRNESEDSSVWGPVDSTFIKGRVVCKYWPLKEITLLIKPFSLK
- a CDS encoding HU family DNA-binding protein, which encodes MNKAQLVDAVAKVVCSKKEAAAAVDAVLDGIKASLKKGDVVTLVGFGTFKVAKRKARTGRNPRTGKEIKIPAKKVPVFKAGSELKKAVK
- the rny gene encoding ribonuclease Y — protein: MVKLVLPWFILWGGISLLIGYLWRKFVAERTLKAAERRAREIIQEAENIALNKKREIDIEAKELIYRLKTEFERETRNKRKELQFQEKRLQQREINLERKLEILDKKEADISLKERELEEKITVLKNREEELNSLIEDVRNNLARISGMSPEEAKNQLLKVMEEDAKKDVQNLIRKLEEEARNTAEERAREIILTSMQRLAPEEASESVVSVVSLPNDEIKGRIIGREGRNIRAFEMATGVDLIVDDTPEAVTLSSFNAYRREIARQTLERLISDGRIHPGRIEEVVEKVKKKVDEEIVEDGKATIFEVGIENVHPEIIKLLGRLKYRTSYGQNALQHAKESAFLAGMIAAEMGLDVKTAKRASLFHDIGKAVDQEVEGGHPEIGAELLKKYGESDVIVDAAASHHKDVEVNNPYTLLAQISDAISATRPGARRDSLEKYIRRIDDLEKIASSFEGVDTAFAISAGREIRVIVKPDKVSDEKAKELARDIAKKIESTMQYIGQVKVTVIREKREVEMAK